The following proteins come from a genomic window of Mariniflexile sp. TRM1-10:
- a CDS encoding pyruvate dehydrogenase complex E1 component subunit beta has protein sequence MKTIQFREAICEAMSEEMRRDESIYLMGEEVAEYNGAYKASKGMLDEFGPKRVIDTPIAELGFAGIAVGSTMTGNRPIVEYMTFNFSLVGIDQIINNAAKIRQMSGGQFKCPIVFRGPTASAGQLGATHSQAFESWFANTPGLKVVVPSNPYDAKGLLKAAIRDDDPVIFMESEQMYGDKGEVPEGEYILPLGVADIKREGTDVTIVSFGKIIKEAYKAADELEKEGISCEIIDLRTVRPLDKETILKSVKKTNRLVILEEAWPFGNVSTEITYIVQSEAFDYLDAPVVKINTADTPAPYSPVLLAEWLPDSKEVIKAVKKVLYI, from the coding sequence ATGAAGACAATTCAATTTAGGGAGGCTATTTGCGAAGCTATGAGCGAAGAAATGCGTAGAGATGAAAGCATTTACTTGATGGGTGAAGAGGTAGCAGAGTATAATGGTGCCTACAAGGCATCAAAAGGAATGTTAGATGAATTTGGGCCAAAGCGTGTAATCGATACACCAATTGCAGAGCTAGGTTTTGCAGGAATAGCGGTAGGGTCGACTATGACCGGAAACAGACCAATAGTAGAGTATATGACCTTTAACTTTTCTCTTGTTGGTATTGACCAAATAATAAATAATGCAGCAAAAATCAGACAAATGTCTGGTGGGCAATTTAAATGTCCTATTGTTTTTCGTGGACCAACAGCATCTGCTGGACAATTAGGAGCAACACATTCGCAAGCTTTTGAAAGTTGGTTTGCTAATACACCTGGTTTAAAAGTAGTGGTACCATCAAATCCATACGATGCAAAAGGCTTGTTAAAGGCAGCAATTCGTGATGATGATCCAGTTATTTTCATGGAAAGCGAGCAAATGTATGGTGATAAAGGCGAAGTGCCAGAAGGTGAGTATATATTGCCTTTAGGCGTTGCTGATATTAAACGTGAAGGAACGGATGTTACTATTGTTTCTTTCGGAAAAATCATCAAGGAAGCCTATAAAGCAGCTGATGAATTAGAAAAAGAAGGTATTTCTTGTGAGATTATCGATTTACGTACAGTGCGCCCTTTAGATAAGGAAACAATTTTAAAATCGGTTAAGAAAACCAATAGATTGGTGATTTTAGAAGAAGCATGGCCTTTTGGAAACGTTTCAACAGAAATTACATATATTGTACAATCGGAAGCATTCGATTATTTAGATGCGCCAGTTGTAAAAATCAATACTGCCGATACACCAGCACCTTATTCACCAGTTTTGTTAGCAGAATGGTTACCAGACAGTAAGGAGGTTATTAAAGCTGTGAAAAAAGTATTATATATATAA
- a CDS encoding DUF5686 and carboxypeptidase-like regulatory domain-containing protein encodes MNPKLLFTFFLFGIISTSTFAQTKVSGYVLDEDNQPISFANVIFKGSTQGTITDENGKFYMESTDTWNALIVSFLGYETLDIPLTKKVNYELKFILKEAAAELDQVFIVAGKQSKKNNPAIDLLRKIWEHKRKNGLKHFKQYEYNKYEKVEFDINTIDSALIKSKLFRGMEFVFNEVDTSNVTGKTYLPIFINEAVSTVYGDNLLNKEKEVLKGNKNSGFSDNQIIIDFVDDLYSDYDVYDNYLRFFDKSFVSPLSRTGINTYNYVLKDSAFIDNKWCYNIIYYPRRKNELTFKGDFWVADTTYAIKEIKLQASKSANINWVKEIYIEQEFEVLNDSIFLVKRDYMMSDFAFNKKEKSRGVYGKRTTLYDNYKFDIEKNKKFYETEVYNYDKDVYDRDDSFWSENRLEALNKDEKGVYKMLDTLKTVKKFKRLYNLGSILASGYIEFNELPLDYGPIFSTFGFNEVEGMRLRAGGRTYFGKNDLWRLEGFLAYGFKDGKFKYGISGKWLLDKKNRLIISGGNRRDVEQTGASLTTSTDVLGRSLASSAVIGTGSNDKLTSINLTSLAVELEPWRNLVFRFGANYRTLASASPTFSLDYNTPTGIESEIKQYESTFSVSYFPKRKMTGFGVERLHANDDYASIFAQISRGDKSLFSSDFNYTKVQFSYIQPMQVGGFGRLTTTIEAGKTFGEVPLGLLSPIPGNQSYFSIYNTFSQLDFYEFVSDTYTSLQLEHNFNGRFFSRIPFLRKLNLREIVGIRGVWGEVSQENKDLNASSLIYRAPSDKMYYEYSFGVGNIFKVFRIDFNFRGNYLDEVENPNARKFGVTGSFGFHF; translated from the coding sequence ATGAACCCAAAGCTACTCTTTACATTTTTTCTCTTCGGAATTATTTCCACTTCCACATTCGCACAAACCAAAGTAAGTGGTTATGTGCTTGATGAAGACAATCAACCTATTTCATTTGCCAACGTTATATTCAAAGGCTCAACACAAGGTACCATAACCGATGAAAACGGTAAGTTTTATATGGAATCTACCGATACTTGGAATGCATTAATAGTGTCTTTTTTAGGTTATGAAACTTTAGACATTCCTTTGACAAAAAAGGTGAATTACGAATTAAAATTCATACTTAAAGAAGCTGCAGCAGAATTGGACCAAGTGTTTATTGTGGCCGGAAAACAATCTAAAAAGAACAATCCAGCGATTGATTTACTTCGGAAAATATGGGAACATAAGCGTAAAAATGGTTTAAAACATTTCAAGCAATACGAATACAACAAATACGAAAAAGTGGAATTCGATATTAATACCATCGATAGTGCTCTTATAAAAAGCAAACTATTTAGAGGGATGGAATTTGTTTTTAACGAAGTAGATACGTCTAATGTTACTGGTAAAACCTATTTGCCCATATTTATTAATGAAGCCGTTTCAACAGTGTATGGAGACAACCTTCTTAATAAAGAAAAAGAAGTTTTAAAGGGAAATAAAAATTCCGGATTTAGTGATAACCAAATAATAATTGACTTTGTCGATGATTTATATTCAGATTATGATGTGTATGATAATTACCTGAGGTTTTTCGATAAGAGTTTTGTAAGTCCGTTGTCAAGAACAGGAATAAACACCTATAATTATGTATTAAAAGACAGTGCATTTATAGATAATAAATGGTGTTACAATATTATATACTATCCACGCCGTAAAAACGAGCTTACTTTTAAAGGTGATTTTTGGGTAGCCGATACCACCTATGCTATTAAAGAAATAAAACTTCAAGCCTCAAAAAGTGCTAATATTAACTGGGTAAAAGAAATTTATATTGAACAGGAATTTGAAGTTTTAAACGATTCTATTTTCCTTGTAAAGCGTGATTATATGATGAGTGATTTTGCTTTTAATAAAAAGGAAAAATCAAGAGGTGTGTATGGTAAGCGAACAACCTTATACGATAATTATAAATTTGATATTGAAAAGAACAAGAAGTTTTATGAAACAGAGGTTTATAATTACGACAAAGACGTGTACGACCGTGACGATAGCTTTTGGTCAGAAAACCGTTTGGAAGCTTTAAATAAAGACGAAAAAGGTGTTTACAAAATGTTAGACACTTTAAAAACCGTAAAAAAGTTTAAAAGACTTTATAATTTAGGAAGCATTTTAGCGTCGGGATATATTGAGTTCAATGAATTGCCTTTAGATTATGGGCCTATTTTCTCCACTTTTGGTTTTAATGAAGTTGAAGGCATGCGTTTGCGTGCAGGAGGACGTACATACTTTGGGAAAAATGACTTGTGGCGTTTGGAAGGATTCTTGGCCTATGGTTTTAAAGACGGTAAATTTAAGTATGGCATTTCAGGAAAATGGCTATTAGATAAAAAAAATCGCTTAATTATTTCTGGAGGAAACAGGCGTGATGTAGAGCAAACAGGCGCTAGTTTAACAACCAGTACCGATGTTTTGGGCAGAAGTTTAGCATCTTCGGCAGTAATTGGAACGGGTTCAAACGATAAACTAACCTCCATAAATTTAACCAGCTTAGCGGTTGAATTAGAACCTTGGAGAAATCTTGTTTTTAGATTTGGTGCAAATTACAGAACTTTAGCATCGGCATCACCAACCTTTAGTTTGGATTATAATACGCCAACAGGTATTGAATCTGAAATCAAGCAATACGAATCTACTTTTTCTGTATCGTATTTTCCAAAACGAAAAATGACAGGTTTCGGTGTCGAACGCCTTCATGCCAACGATGATTATGCTAGTATTTTTGCACAAATAAGTCGTGGAGATAAAAGTTTGTTCAGTAGCGATTTTAATTATACCAAAGTTCAGTTTTCATACATACAACCTATGCAAGTAGGCGGTTTTGGAAGGCTAACGACCACCATAGAAGCAGGTAAGACTTTTGGGGAAGTGCCTCTGGGATTGCTAAGTCCCATTCCAGGAAACCAGTCGTATTTTTCAATTTATAATACCTTTTCTCAGTTGGATTTTTACGAGTTTGTTTCCGATACCTATACGTCGCTGCAATTAGAGCATAATTTTAACGGACGTTTCTTCTCTAGAATTCCGTTTTTAAGAAAATTGAACTTACGTGAAATTGTAGGCATTCGTGGTGTTTGGGGTGAAGTGTCCCAAGAAAATAAAGATTTAAATGCTTCAAGCTTAATTTATCGAGCACCAAGCGATAAAATGTATTACGAATACAGTTTTGGAGTTGGTAATATTTTTAAAGTGTTTAGAATAGACTTTAATTTTAGAGGCAATTATTTAGATGAAGTTGAAAACCCTAATGCCCGTAAATTTGGTGTTACGGGGTCTTTTGGCTTTCATTTTTAG
- a CDS encoding HPP family protein: protein MIKKKISRTIRISKYVIYKETLIDFKEHFWSFIGAFFGIGLIAFMQSLFLPKLENTFLVGSFGASSVLIYGAIESPLSQPRNLIGGHLISAIIGVTVFKLFPDTIWVTAPLAVSLSIVFMQFTKTLHPPGGATALIAVIGTEKIKSLGYMYVFSPVLTGTLILFIVALVFNNTTAHRSYPTNSFIKRFLKRKNLNSL from the coding sequence ATGATAAAGAAAAAAATCAGTAGAACCATCCGGATCTCCAAATATGTAATCTACAAAGAAACCTTAATAGATTTCAAGGAACATTTTTGGTCTTTTATTGGTGCTTTTTTTGGCATTGGCTTAATTGCTTTTATGCAATCGCTTTTCTTACCTAAACTGGAAAACACCTTTTTAGTTGGATCTTTTGGCGCGTCAAGTGTATTGATATATGGTGCCATAGAAAGTCCATTATCACAACCAAGAAATTTAATTGGCGGCCATTTGATATCAGCCATTATAGGCGTAACGGTTTTTAAGCTTTTTCCTGACACTATATGGGTAACCGCACCACTTGCCGTTTCGCTTTCCATTGTTTTTATGCAATTCACAAAAACACTTCATCCACCAGGAGGCGCTACAGCTTTAATAGCAGTTATTGGCACTGAAAAAATAAAATCACTAGGCTATATGTATGTGTTTTCTCCAGTATTAACAGGCACACTAATTCTATTCATAGTGGCGTTAGTATTTAATAACACAACAGCACACAGAAGCTATCCAACAAATAGTTTTATTAAAAGATTTCTCAAGCGAAAAAATTTAAACAGTCTCTAA
- the metK gene encoding methionine adenosyltransferase encodes MAYLFTSESVSEGHPDKVADQISDALIDNFLAFDKDSKVACETLVTTGQVILAGEVKSHTYLDVQKIARDTINSIGYTKGEYMFDGNSCGVLSAIHEQSDDINRGVDRATKEQQGAGDQGMMFGYATNETENFMPLALDLSHRILKELADLRRESKDITYLRPDSKSQVTIEYSDDNIPQRIDAIVISTQHDDFADDDTMLAKIRKDIVDILIPRVVSKLPESIQVLFNSDIKYHINPTGKFVIGGPHGDTGLTGRKIIVDTYGGKGAHGGGAFSGKDPSKVDRSAAYATRHIAKNLVAAGVADEVLVQVSYAIGVVEPMGIFINTYGTCPFNMTDGEIAEIVSNIFDMRPYAIEERLKLRAPIYSETAAYGHMGRKNETVTKTFSQPNGENITLDVELFTWEKLDYVDKVKEAFGL; translated from the coding sequence ATGGCGTATTTATTTACTTCTGAAAGTGTTTCTGAAGGACACCCAGACAAAGTAGCAGATCAAATTAGTGATGCATTAATTGATAACTTTTTAGCATTCGATAAGGACTCGAAAGTAGCTTGCGAAACGCTTGTTACAACAGGGCAAGTCATTCTTGCTGGTGAGGTAAAATCACATACCTATTTAGATGTTCAAAAAATTGCTAGAGATACTATAAACAGCATTGGCTACACGAAAGGCGAATATATGTTTGATGGCAATTCGTGCGGGGTACTTTCGGCTATACATGAACAATCGGATGATATAAACCGCGGGGTAGACAGAGCTACTAAAGAGCAGCAAGGTGCGGGCGACCAAGGTATGATGTTTGGTTACGCTACCAATGAAACCGAAAATTTCATGCCATTGGCTTTAGATTTATCGCATAGAATTTTAAAAGAACTAGCCGATTTACGTCGCGAAAGCAAAGACATTACCTATTTAAGACCCGATTCTAAAAGTCAGGTAACTATTGAATATAGCGATGACAACATTCCGCAGCGTATTGATGCCATTGTGATTTCCACACAACACGATGATTTCGCTGATGATGACACCATGCTTGCTAAAATTAGAAAAGACATCGTTGATATTTTAATACCTCGTGTGGTTTCTAAATTACCAGAAAGCATACAAGTGTTATTTAATAGCGACATCAAATACCACATAAATCCAACGGGTAAATTTGTAATTGGTGGTCCACACGGAGATACCGGACTTACAGGGCGCAAAATTATTGTTGACACTTACGGTGGAAAAGGGGCGCATGGCGGCGGTGCTTTTTCTGGAAAAGACCCAAGTAAGGTTGACCGTAGTGCAGCCTATGCTACGCGACACATTGCCAAAAACTTAGTAGCTGCAGGAGTTGCTGATGAAGTTTTGGTACAGGTAAGTTATGCTATTGGTGTGGTAGAGCCTATGGGTATTTTCATTAATACGTATGGCACGTGCCCTTTTAATATGACGGATGGTGAAATTGCCGAAATAGTTTCTAATATCTTTGATATGCGCCCGTATGCCATTGAAGAGCGCTTAAAACTACGCGCACCAATTTATAGCGAAACCGCTGCGTACGGACATATGGGACGTAAAAACGAAACGGTTACCAAAACATTTAGCCAACCAAATGGCGAAAACATCACATTGGATGTTGAACTATTTACTTGGGAAAAATTAGACTATGTAGATAAAGTAAAGGAAGCTTTCGGGTTGTAA
- the ilvD gene encoding dihydroxy-acid dehydratase: MKELNKYSSRLTQDVSQPASQAMLYAVGLTDEDMQKAQVGIASTGYDGNPCNMHLNNLASEVKIECKIAGLVGLGFNTIGVSDGISMGTSGMNYSLASRDIIADSIETVMHAQSYDALISVVGCDKNMPGAVIAMLRLNRPSIMMYGGTIASGKYKGRKLNIVSAFEALGQKVAGEIDEEEYREIIKSAIPGAGACGGMYTANTMASAIECMGFALPYNSSIPAENPNKLSESERTAIAIKNLLELDLKPLDIISKKSIENAIALVNALGGSTNAVLHFLAIAHAADIEFTLEDFQRVSDRTPLIADLKPSGKYLMEDVHGIGGTPAVMKYLLDNGYLHGDCLTVTGKTLAENLKDVEPLKFENDQDVIYPKDKALKSSGNLQILYGNLAEEGAVAKISGNEGLLFEGKAVVYDGEQAANTGISNGEVEKGDVVVIRYVGPKGGPGMPEMLKPTSLIMGAGLGKSVALITDGRFSGGTHGFVVGHITPEAQEGGTIGLLKTGDSIRISAEDNSINVLLSDEELAERRSQWVAPELKHKKGILYKYARSVSSASKGCITDAF; this comes from the coding sequence ATGAAAGAACTTAATAAATATAGTAGTAGATTAACTCAAGATGTATCTCAACCAGCATCTCAAGCCATGTTATACGCCGTAGGTCTGACAGATGAAGACATGCAAAAAGCCCAAGTAGGTATTGCAAGTACGGGGTATGATGGCAACCCATGTAACATGCACTTAAACAATTTAGCTTCAGAAGTGAAAATAGAGTGTAAGATAGCTGGTTTAGTTGGTTTAGGATTTAATACTATTGGAGTTAGTGATGGGATATCTATGGGGACTTCTGGTATGAATTATTCTTTGGCCTCAAGAGATATTATTGCAGATTCGATAGAAACCGTTATGCATGCACAAAGTTATGATGCTCTTATATCGGTGGTTGGTTGTGATAAAAATATGCCAGGAGCGGTCATCGCTATGTTGCGTTTAAATCGCCCATCAATAATGATGTATGGTGGTACCATCGCATCAGGAAAATATAAAGGAAGAAAACTTAATATTGTTTCAGCTTTTGAAGCTCTGGGGCAAAAAGTTGCAGGTGAGATTGATGAAGAAGAATATAGGGAAATTATAAAAAGCGCTATCCCAGGAGCGGGGGCATGTGGAGGTATGTACACCGCAAATACAATGGCTTCAGCAATAGAATGTATGGGCTTTGCATTACCGTATAATTCTTCTATACCGGCAGAAAACCCTAATAAATTATCAGAAAGCGAAAGAACGGCCATAGCCATTAAAAATCTTTTGGAATTAGATTTAAAACCTTTAGATATTATTTCTAAAAAATCTATTGAAAATGCCATTGCACTTGTAAATGCGCTTGGAGGTTCTACAAATGCTGTTTTACATTTCTTGGCCATTGCCCATGCAGCAGATATTGAATTTACTTTAGAGGATTTTCAACGTGTTAGCGACAGAACGCCTTTAATAGCCGATTTAAAACCTAGTGGAAAATATTTAATGGAAGATGTTCACGGTATAGGAGGAACACCTGCAGTAATGAAATATTTATTAGATAATGGCTATCTACATGGCGACTGTTTAACAGTAACAGGAAAAACGTTGGCAGAGAATTTAAAAGATGTTGAGCCGCTTAAGTTTGAAAATGACCAGGATGTTATTTATCCAAAAGACAAAGCATTAAAATCTTCTGGTAACCTCCAAATTCTTTATGGAAATCTTGCTGAAGAAGGCGCCGTGGCTAAAATTTCGGGTAACGAAGGATTGTTATTTGAAGGAAAAGCAGTGGTGTATGATGGTGAGCAAGCTGCAAATACAGGGATTTCAAATGGTGAAGTAGAAAAAGGTGATGTGGTAGTCATTCGTTATGTAGGTCCTAAAGGAGGTCCAGGAATGCCAGAAATGTTAAAACCAACATCTCTAATTATGGGAGCAGGTTTAGGGAAATCCGTAGCTTTAATTACAGACGGACGCTTTTCTGGAGGTACCCACGGATTTGTTGTAGGTCACATCACGCCAGAAGCTCAAGAAGGTGGAACTATAGGGTTGCTAAAGACCGGAGACAGCATTAGGATTAGTGCGGAAGACAATTCAATTAATGTGCTTCTTTCAGATGAAGAATTAGCAGAAAGAAGATCACAATGGGTTGCCCCAGAGTTAAAACATAAAAAAGGAATTTTATATAAATATGCAAGATCGGTATCATCAGCTTCAAAAGGCTGTATTACTGATGCATTTTAA
- the ilvB gene encoding biosynthetic-type acetolactate synthase large subunit codes for MNTQTANKKQEVAQETIRITGSEAIIRCLIAEGVDILYGYPGGAIMPVYDELYKFRDQIHHVLTRHEQGAAHAAQGFARISGRVGVAMATSGPGATNLITGIADAQIDSTPLVCITGQVFSHLLGTDAFQETDIIGISTPVTKWNHQITKSSEIPEVLAKAFYIAKSGRPGPVLIDITKDAQVGELDFKYEKCTGVRSYTPVPKTNPESLSAAAELINSAKKPFIVWGQGVILGQAENELKAIIEKAGIPAAWTILGASALPTSHPLNVGMVGMHGNYAPNMLTNECDVLIAIGMRFDDRVTGSLNTYAKQAKIIHFDIDPAEIDKNVKTDVAVLGDSKDSLARLLPLLNENKHTTWLQKFKDLYAIEFEKVIKDDISPVKEGLTMGEVLKQINIETKGNAAIVSDVGQHQMIACRYSEFNVTKSNITSGGLGTMGFALPAAIGAKMAAPDREVVAIIGDGGYQMNIQELGTIFQQKVPVKIVVLNNEFLGMVRQWQQLFFDKRYASTEMTNPDFVTIAKGYYIEGKRVKKREELAAAIKEMIASKESYFLEVCVEKEDNVFPMIPSGASVSDIRLS; via the coding sequence ATGAACACACAAACAGCAAATAAAAAACAAGAAGTGGCACAAGAAACCATACGTATTACAGGAAGTGAAGCCATTATAAGGTGCTTAATAGCAGAAGGAGTTGATATTCTTTATGGATATCCAGGAGGTGCTATTATGCCAGTTTATGATGAGTTATATAAATTTAGGGACCAAATTCATCACGTATTAACACGTCACGAACAAGGTGCTGCACATGCAGCGCAAGGTTTTGCACGTATTTCCGGTAGAGTTGGTGTTGCCATGGCGACTTCGGGACCAGGCGCGACTAACCTTATTACGGGGATTGCCGATGCGCAAATAGATTCTACGCCGTTGGTGTGTATTACAGGACAAGTGTTTTCACATTTATTGGGAACAGATGCTTTTCAAGAAACCGATATTATTGGTATCTCTACACCTGTTACGAAGTGGAATCATCAAATTACTAAATCTTCCGAAATTCCAGAGGTTTTAGCGAAGGCTTTTTATATAGCTAAAAGCGGCCGCCCAGGACCAGTCTTAATTGATATTACAAAAGATGCACAGGTAGGCGAGTTGGATTTTAAATACGAAAAATGCACAGGTGTAAGAAGTTATACGCCCGTTCCTAAAACAAATCCTGAATCGCTTTCTGCAGCAGCCGAATTAATTAATTCTGCAAAGAAACCATTCATAGTTTGGGGTCAAGGTGTTATTTTAGGTCAAGCAGAAAACGAATTAAAAGCTATTATAGAAAAGGCTGGTATTCCTGCTGCGTGGACTATTTTGGGGGCTTCGGCGTTGCCAACATCGCATCCATTAAATGTAGGTATGGTAGGGATGCACGGTAATTATGCACCAAATATGTTAACGAACGAGTGCGATGTGCTTATTGCTATTGGGATGCGTTTTGACGACCGTGTAACAGGAAGTTTAAATACCTATGCCAAACAAGCTAAAATCATTCATTTTGATATTGACCCAGCTGAGATTGACAAAAATGTAAAAACAGATGTTGCTGTTTTAGGCGATTCAAAAGATAGTTTAGCTAGGTTGTTGCCTTTATTAAACGAAAATAAACATACCACTTGGTTACAGAAATTCAAGGATTTGTACGCTATTGAATTTGAAAAAGTTATAAAAGACGATATTTCTCCAGTTAAAGAAGGTTTGACCATGGGAGAAGTATTAAAACAAATAAATATAGAAACTAAAGGCAATGCAGCTATTGTGTCCGATGTAGGGCAACATCAAATGATTGCGTGCCGCTATTCTGAATTTAATGTGACTAAAAGTAATATTACTTCAGGTGGCTTAGGAACTATGGGCTTTGCACTACCAGCGGCCATTGGTGCTAAAATGGCGGCTCCAGATAGAGAAGTGGTGGCTATTATTGGTGATGGTGGTTACCAAATGAATATTCAGGAATTAGGCACTATTTTTCAACAGAAAGTACCTGTAAAGATTGTGGTATTAAACAATGAATTCTTAGGAATGGTGCGTCAATGGCAACAGTTGTTTTTCGATAAACGTTATGCGTCTACCGAAATGACAAACCCCGATTTTGTAACCATTGCTAAAGGCTATTATATAGAAGGAAAACGTGTAAAAAAACGTGAAGAACTTGCTGCAGCGATTAAAGAGATGATTGCTTCCAAAGAGTCATATTTCCTTGAGGTTTGTGTGGAAAAAGAAGATAATGTATTTCCAATGATACCTTCAGGAGCATCGGTTTCAGATATCCGTTTAAGTTAG
- the ilvN gene encoding acetolactate synthase small subunit, which translates to MNEEIKTFTISIYTENNIGLLNRISAIFQRRHINIESLTTSQSEIEGVNRFVIVVNITEPQAKKIIGQFEKQVEVIKAYYHKDEETIYTESCMFKIKSALLFEEPQIQNIIKESNARIVTVNKEFFVLEKSGRRNEIESLRRDLNVFGIMQFVRAGRIAVTKDEMKVTEVLLAFNNQ; encoded by the coding sequence ATGAACGAAGAAATAAAAACATTCACGATTTCAATTTATACCGAAAATAACATTGGTTTATTAAATCGTATATCAGCTATTTTTCAACGCAGACATATTAATATTGAAAGCTTAACAACCTCGCAATCAGAAATTGAAGGTGTAAACCGTTTTGTGATTGTTGTGAATATTACAGAACCTCAAGCCAAAAAAATTATTGGTCAGTTTGAAAAACAAGTAGAAGTTATAAAAGCCTATTATCATAAAGATGAAGAAACTATTTATACCGAGTCTTGTATGTTCAAAATAAAGTCGGCTTTATTATTTGAAGAACCTCAAATTCAAAATATAATTAAAGAAAGTAATGCTAGAATTGTTACCGTAAACAAAGAGTTTTTTGTACTGGAAAAATCAGGAAGAAGAAATGAAATTGAATCTTTACGTAGGGATTTAAATGTTTTTGGCATTATGCAATTTGTTCGTGCAGGACGTATTGCCGTAACAAAAGATGAAATGAAAGTAACAGAAGTGCTATTGGCCTTCAATAATCAATAA
- the ilvC gene encoding ketol-acid reductoisomerase, with product MGNYFNTLSLRDKLTQLSKCRFMDSSEFEDGVNALKGKKIVIVGCGAQGLNQGLNMRDSGLDISYALRAEAIAEKRKSFVNASENGFNVGTYEELIPTADLVLNLTPDKQHTSVVKAVMPLMKKGATLSYSHGFNIVEEGTQIREDLTVIMVAPKCPGTEVREEYKRGFGVPTLIAVHEENDPEGKGWAQAKAYAAATGGDRAGVLASSFVAEVKSDLMGEQTILCGLLQTGSILCFDKMIEKGIDAGYASKLIQYGWETVTEGLKYGGITNMMDRLSNPAKIKAFELSEELKDIMRPLFQKHMDDIMEGRFSSGMMADWANNDKDLLGWRAATAQTAFEKTPAGNVEISEQEYYDNGVLMVAMVRAGVELAFEAMTDSGIIDASAYYESLHETPLIANTIARRKLYEMNSVISDTAEYGCYLFDHACKPLLADFMKKIDTDVIGKAYAKDNGKAVDNAKLIAVNKALREHPVEKIGSFLRASMTAMKPIV from the coding sequence ATGGGAAATTATTTTAACACACTATCGTTAAGAGATAAATTAACTCAATTGTCTAAATGTAGATTTATGGACTCTTCAGAGTTTGAAGATGGTGTAAACGCTTTAAAAGGTAAAAAAATTGTTATCGTAGGGTGTGGTGCTCAAGGTTTAAATCAAGGGTTGAACATGAGGGATTCTGGATTGGATATTTCTTATGCATTACGTGCTGAAGCCATTGCAGAAAAACGTAAATCATTTGTAAATGCATCAGAAAACGGATTTAACGTTGGAACTTACGAAGAGTTAATTCCAACAGCGGATTTAGTGTTAAACTTAACACCAGATAAGCAACATACAAGTGTCGTAAAAGCGGTCATGCCTTTAATGAAAAAGGGCGCAACATTATCGTATTCTCACGGTTTTAATATTGTTGAGGAAGGCACGCAAATACGTGAAGATTTAACGGTTATTATGGTGGCACCTAAATGCCCGGGAACTGAAGTAAGAGAAGAATATAAAAGAGGTTTTGGTGTGCCAACACTTATAGCGGTACACGAAGAAAACGATCCAGAAGGAAAAGGTTGGGCGCAAGCAAAAGCTTATGCTGCTGCAACTGGTGGTGATAGAGCTGGTGTATTAGCATCTTCTTTCGTTGCTGAGGTGAAATCAGATTTAATGGGAGAGCAAACGATTCTTTGTGGGTTGTTACAAACAGGATCTATTCTTTGTTTCGATAAAATGATTGAAAAAGGAATTGATGCTGGATATGCTTCAAAATTAATTCAGTATGGTTGGGAGACTGTTACAGAAGGTCTTAAATATGGTGGTATTACCAATATGATGGATAGACTTTCTAACCCAGCAAAAATTAAAGCTTTTGAATTGTCTGAAGAATTAAAAGACATCATGCGTCCATTATTCCAAAAACATATGGATGACATTATGGAAGGAAGATTTTCTAGCGGTATGATGGCAGATTGGGCTAATAATGATAAAGATTTATTAGGATGGAGAGCAGCAACAGCCCAAACAGCATTTGAAAAAACACCTGCTGGAAATGTTGAAATTTCAGAACAAGAATACTATGATAACGGTGTGTTAATGGTCGCTATGGTAAGAGCAGGCGTTGAATTAGCTTTTGAAGCTATGACAGATTCTGGTATAATCGATGCATCTGCTTATTACGAGTCGTTACACGAAACGCCACTTATTGCTAACACGATTGCAAGACGTAAATTATACGAAATGAACAGTGTTATTTCTGATACTGCTGAATACGGTTGTTATTTGTTCGATCATGCTTGTAAGCCATTATTAGCAGATTTTATGAAGAAAATCGATACCGATGTTATTGGTAAAGCGTATGCTAAAGACAATGGTAAAGCAGTAGATAATGCAAAATTAATTGCTGTAAACAAAGCATTAAGAGAACACCCAGTTGAAAAAATAGGGTCTTTCTTAAGGGCTTCTATGACGGCTATGAAGCCTATAGTATAG